The region CCTCGGCTCGTGACCGATCTGGGCTCGGGAACGGGCTCTTTGGCGGAGGCATTGCTTGCGGAAGAAGGTGTGGGCGCGGTCGAGCTCGTCGACTCGGACGACTCCATGCTCGACCGGGCGGAAGAGAGGCTGGCCCGTTTTGGCGACCGGGTGCGCCTGAGCTGCCGGGACTTCAACGATCCGCCGCAGGAATCGGACGCTTTCTGCGCGAGTCTGGCTCTCCACCACATCGCCGATCTTGAAGACAAACGTGCGTTCTACCGGAACATTTTCGTCAATACGCCCGAGGGAGGCGTGTTCGTGAACGCCGACATCGCTCTCTCGTCAAGCGAGGACGAAAACCGACGCATCCGACATCTCTGGGTCGAACACATGGTCTCTGCGGGAATCCATCGAGAGCAGGTCTTCCGGCACTTCGAGGAATGGGCCGAGGAAGACACCTACTTCACTCTGGATGAGGAGCTCGACGCCATCGGACGGGCGGGCTTCCGGGCGGAGTGCGTCTGGCGGATCGGAATGTCGGCGATATGCGTGGGGAGAAAATGAGGAAGGTAAATCCGGTGGTTGAGCCCCTATCCGACGGGAGACGTCTGACGCTGCAGGCAGCGGTCGCCCTTGGGGTGGGTCTGACGGTGACGAACCCGGGAGCGGCGCAGGTGATCGGCGGCCGGATCCTGGACTCCGCCGACAACTCCCCGGTGGTGACCGCCGGCGTGTTCCTGATGGACCGTGAAGGGAATCAGCTCGCGAACTATGTCGCCGAGGAAGACGGAAGGTATCGGTTCACCCTCCCCGGGCCGGGCGAGTACGTCCTCTTCGCTCAGCGGCTCGGTTATTTCGATACCGACTTCATCCGCTTCTCGGTCGCCACCGACAGCACGTACGGCCTCGACCTCGAGATGCGACCCGAGCCCATTCCGC is a window of Gemmatimonadota bacterium DNA encoding:
- a CDS encoding methyltransferase domain-containing protein; protein product: MGRPETEKEVATDWAGRHLRIANSSYDEVIRRFIPNYGEMISRAATEVARVRPRLVTDLGSGTGSLAEALLAEEGVGAVELVDSDDSMLDRAEERLARFGDRVRLSCRDFNDPPQESDAFCASLALHHIADLEDKRAFYRNIFVNTPEGGVFVNADIALSSSEDENRRIRHLWVEHMVSAGIHREQVFRHFEEWAEEDTYFTLDEELDAIGRAGFRAECVWRIGMSAICVGRK